Proteins encoded by one window of Yersinia massiliensis:
- a CDS encoding HalD/BesD family halogenase, giving the protein MHKLTEIIDTVAHPISDTPFIAQCKHTLETYGALVLSDFLLPSALDSIKQEGVDHQHKAYYAANQHNVYLTQPDPAFEADHPRNRLVTSSKGCITDEDIPADSALRALYNAADFQDFLCAVLGEKKLYPYADSLSSINLHYASQGQELGWHFDNSSFAITLLIQKPQAGGIFEYIEEMRDADKGEMNYAGVEQLLNQHVVPKTLQIEPGDLVLFRGRNAIHRVTPTQGDMTRMLVVLAYNAQPDIALSETARMTFYGRI; this is encoded by the coding sequence ATGCATAAATTAACTGAAATTATTGATACCGTAGCTCATCCCATCAGTGACACACCGTTCATTGCACAGTGCAAACACACGCTCGAAACCTACGGTGCGCTGGTATTGTCTGATTTTTTGTTACCCTCAGCCCTAGACAGCATTAAGCAAGAAGGGGTTGACCATCAACATAAAGCTTATTATGCCGCGAATCAGCACAATGTTTACTTGACTCAACCTGACCCTGCATTTGAGGCTGATCATCCGCGAAACAGGTTAGTCACATCCTCAAAAGGTTGCATCACCGATGAGGACATACCAGCTGACTCGGCGCTGCGAGCACTGTATAACGCCGCTGACTTTCAAGATTTTCTGTGCGCTGTACTAGGCGAAAAAAAACTCTATCCATACGCTGATTCACTCTCCTCAATTAACTTACATTATGCGAGTCAAGGCCAAGAGTTAGGATGGCATTTTGATAATTCATCGTTCGCCATAACACTATTGATACAAAAGCCTCAGGCGGGTGGTATTTTTGAATATATTGAAGAAATGCGTGATGCTGATAAAGGTGAAATGAATTATGCCGGTGTGGAACAATTATTAAATCAGCATGTTGTTCCTAAAACATTACAGATTGAGCCAGGGGACTTAGTGTTATTCCGCGGAAGAAATGCCATTCATCGTGTGACGCCGACACAGGGAGATATGACAAGAATGCTGGTGGTACTGGCGTATAATGCTCAACCTGACATTGCATTATCTGAAACCGCCAGAATGACTTTCTATGGTCGTATCTAG
- the glsA gene encoding glutaminase A, which translates to MKPDLKVLQHCVNKAHKQYSTAAGGHNASYIPYLASVPSTLAGLAVVTVDGDIIVAGDAEYRFAIESISKVCTLALALEDVGPQKVQEKVGADPTGLPFNSVMALELHKGKPLSPLVNAGAMSTVSLIQANDRETRWHNILQIQQQLCGAPISLSEEVNQSEQTTNFHNRAIAWLLYSAGAMYCDPMEACEVYTRQCSTLLNTIELATIGATFAAAGINPISKLRVLTANHIPHLLAEMTMEGLYGSSGDWAYNVGLPGKSGVGGGILAVVPGVMAIAGFSPPLDAVGNSVRGQKMVAHVAKSMGYNLYKV; encoded by the coding sequence ATGAAACCAGACTTAAAAGTACTGCAACACTGTGTCAATAAAGCACATAAGCAATATTCAACCGCCGCAGGCGGGCACAACGCCAGTTATATTCCCTATCTGGCCAGTGTCCCATCAACATTAGCCGGTCTGGCCGTAGTGACCGTTGACGGTGATATTATTGTGGCCGGAGATGCTGAATACCGTTTTGCCATCGAATCGATTTCTAAAGTATGTACACTCGCACTGGCTTTAGAAGATGTTGGCCCGCAAAAAGTACAAGAAAAAGTGGGAGCAGACCCCACTGGTTTACCATTTAATTCTGTTATGGCGCTCGAATTGCACAAAGGAAAACCGCTATCGCCTTTAGTAAACGCTGGCGCAATGTCTACTGTGAGCTTAATTCAAGCGAATGATCGTGAAACCCGCTGGCACAATATTCTGCAAATTCAGCAACAATTATGTGGCGCACCGATTAGCTTGTCCGAGGAAGTCAACCAATCGGAGCAAACGACAAATTTCCACAACCGCGCGATTGCATGGTTACTTTATTCTGCGGGTGCGATGTATTGTGATCCGATGGAAGCTTGCGAAGTCTATACCCGCCAATGTTCGACACTGCTCAATACCATCGAATTGGCGACAATTGGTGCAACTTTTGCGGCTGCTGGCATTAATCCCATTAGTAAGTTACGTGTCTTAACGGCCAATCACATTCCCCATCTTTTGGCCGAGATGACGATGGAAGGGTTATATGGCAGCTCTGGTGACTGGGCATATAATGTGGGGTTACCGGGGAAAAGTGGCGTTGGCGGTGGGATATTGGCCGTTGTACCTGGCGTAATGGCGATCGCTGGATTCTCCCCACCGTTAGATGCCGTAGGTAATAGTGTGCGCGGCCAGAAAATGGTGGCTCATGTCGCAAAGTCAATGGGTTATAATTTGTACAAGGTGTGA
- the phoA gene encoding alkaline phosphatase, translating into MQNRVSLFTGRTQLSAIALSTLMLSSALFTPNTVAAATGLYDRSAQGDVTQFGGARRLTGDQTQALRDSLSNKTVKNVILLIGDGMGDSEITSARNYAMGAGGFFKGIDALPLTGQYTHYSLDKKTQKPDYVTDSAASATAWSSGVKTYNGALGVDVFGKDHVTLLELAKKAGKATGNVSTAELQDATPAAQFAHVTGRKCYGPEETSEKCGTNALENGGRGSITEQMIDGRADVTLGGGAKSFSQVAKAGEWKDKSLRDQALARGYIIVENLDDLNAIKQADQQKPLLGLFSPGNMPVRWQGPKASYHGNLDKPPVVCENNAERTKDIPTLAAMTEKAIDLLKTNEKGFFLQVEGASIDKQDHAANPCGQFGETVDLDEAVQKALEFARADGNTLVIVTADHAHSSQIIEADAKAPGLTQALTTKDGAVMAISYGNSEDDSQGHTGTQLRIAAYGPHAANVVGLTDQTDLFFTMRDAMAIK; encoded by the coding sequence ATGCAGAATCGCGTATCCCTCTTTACTGGCCGTACTCAGTTATCCGCTATCGCGTTGTCCACACTGATGTTAAGCAGCGCGTTGTTCACGCCGAATACCGTTGCTGCTGCAACGGGTTTATATGATCGCAGTGCGCAAGGTGATGTCACTCAATTTGGGGGCGCACGTCGTTTAACGGGTGATCAGACTCAAGCGTTGCGTGATTCGCTATCCAATAAAACAGTCAAAAATGTCATCTTGCTGATTGGCGATGGCATGGGAGATTCAGAAATTACCTCGGCCCGTAACTATGCTATGGGGGCGGGCGGCTTTTTTAAAGGGATTGATGCTCTGCCGCTGACTGGGCAATACACGCATTACTCACTCGATAAGAAAACGCAAAAACCAGATTATGTGACTGACTCAGCGGCATCAGCGACTGCATGGTCATCCGGCGTGAAAACCTATAATGGTGCACTGGGTGTCGATGTGTTCGGTAAAGATCACGTTACCTTGCTGGAACTGGCAAAAAAGGCGGGTAAAGCGACCGGCAACGTTTCAACGGCTGAATTACAAGATGCCACCCCCGCGGCTCAGTTTGCGCATGTCACTGGGCGAAAATGCTATGGCCCAGAGGAAACCAGCGAGAAATGCGGCACCAATGCGCTGGAAAATGGTGGGCGTGGGTCCATCACTGAGCAAATGATCGACGGACGTGCTGATGTCACATTAGGCGGTGGTGCGAAATCATTCAGCCAAGTTGCCAAAGCGGGTGAATGGAAAGACAAATCTTTGCGAGATCAAGCCTTAGCGCGAGGCTATATCATTGTCGAGAACCTCGATGACTTGAATGCCATCAAGCAGGCAGATCAACAAAAACCTCTATTGGGATTATTCAGCCCAGGTAATATGCCAGTGCGTTGGCAAGGGCCGAAGGCTTCCTACCATGGTAATTTGGATAAACCTCCGGTCGTTTGTGAAAATAATGCCGAGCGAACCAAAGATATTCCGACATTGGCTGCCATGACTGAAAAAGCAATTGACCTACTGAAAACCAATGAGAAAGGTTTCTTCTTGCAAGTGGAAGGGGCGTCAATTGATAAGCAAGATCACGCTGCTAACCCATGCGGTCAGTTTGGTGAAACCGTTGATTTAGATGAGGCAGTACAAAAAGCGTTAGAATTTGCTCGTGCAGATGGAAATACATTAGTTATTGTCACGGCAGACCATGCGCATTCAAGCCAAATTATCGAAGCAGATGCAAAAGCACCTGGCTTAACGCAAGCATTAACCACCAAAGATGGGGCAGTGATGGCGATAAGCTACGGCAACTCTGAAGATGACTCGCAGGGACATACCGGTACACAATTGCGTATTGCTGCTTATGGCCCACATGCTGCAAACGTGGTGGGTCTAACGGATCAAACAGATTTGTTCTTTACCATGCGCGATGCTATGGCGATTAAATAA
- the yjjG gene encoding pyrimidine 5'-nucleotidase has protein sequence MKYQWILFDADETLFHFDAYQGLKLMFSRFGVDFSTQDFDYYQLVNKPLWVDYQDGKISASQLQNTRFEMWAEKLGVAATRLNSEFLVAMADICSLLPGARELIDALSGKVNMGIITNGFTELQTIRLERTGLKNIFSPLIISEEVGAAKPDVAIFEHAFNLMNNPAKEQILMVGDNLHSDIQGGINAGIDTCWLNMHGAEVESHISPRYQVNSLAELQKLLLA, from the coding sequence ATGAAATACCAATGGATATTGTTCGATGCGGATGAAACATTATTTCACTTTGATGCTTATCAAGGGTTAAAGTTGATGTTCTCGCGTTTTGGAGTGGATTTTTCCACACAAGATTTCGACTATTATCAATTGGTTAATAAGCCACTGTGGGTTGATTATCAAGACGGTAAAATATCGGCCTCTCAATTACAAAATACGCGTTTTGAAATGTGGGCAGAGAAATTGGGTGTGGCTGCGACGCGCCTGAACAGTGAATTTTTAGTGGCAATGGCAGATATTTGTTCATTGTTGCCTGGGGCGCGTGAATTGATTGATGCGCTAAGCGGTAAAGTGAATATGGGCATCATTACCAATGGGTTTACCGAGTTGCAAACCATTCGATTGGAGCGCACTGGATTAAAGAATATCTTCTCACCACTTATCATTTCAGAAGAAGTCGGTGCAGCTAAACCGGATGTTGCGATATTCGAGCATGCTTTCAATCTAATGAATAATCCGGCCAAAGAGCAGATCCTGATGGTAGGGGATAATCTCCACTCCGATATTCAGGGGGGGATTAATGCTGGTATTGATACTTGTTGGCTCAATATGCACGGCGCTGAAGTCGAAAGTCATATTTCGCCTCGTTATCAAGTTAACTCACTCGCTGAATTGCAGAAGTTATTATTGGCGTGA
- a CDS encoding TerB N-terminal domain-containing protein has protein sequence MAKKKSNGTGWVILLIVGLGLITGIPREAWIALSAAILCLFFVWQNLKGAKHRLGAVIAPDMQKTATIPDMGDYPILPSQLEPEPTVSSSNTNQTPPVEEVKKPDEKKAEPSRGSLARASWLRPGELAVVAGINLPDGMIYIGNKYKSNRTGAEPAFINPSMEVAQEEVDTSLPLIDNAPDYSTCSPEARRGYLQWLSEGRKSPTADIGYVFLFFYGLEHRILIDAAIDFVAKRELPLLEAEINRLLMIYGKNNAFNHYAQNLLVYLSRVNIEEKLYLSPPPATRESSTELPLALLVGLGQLAIDQKPLPAAWALAWGEADPAINQNISMAHCADIFSSLFQQRYKEKYGDGFLLPINKTKLLIFYRPASAGLIGQEFFQHMGELPNVAVCKAHRDKLRAIFEACQQDLDIYNRFASVNPKKKMSLEGQLLMPMTLWSEALKTELESIKARVGYGLLMVTLEELFLRLSTACETKPLERLSRSQVMALTFALASLHVGIEPDVRADNRTPVLQDTVALFPIESMVAESATFAAYRVTMLAVELACAAVMIDGRIGEPESNILTRHIDAWGYLSPGQRMRLKAYLQPGIRKSNTLLALKNNLEPLSLDNRRAIARFLAHLIQVEGTITPQEVKFLERVYKRFALDSKLVYTDLDSLATPMTLSLPSPTAEVINNTDRINLLKTESLTLVKLLESLFVSDNVTIQPPAEINPQSMTAIATDLPDSTATFLKLLISRDTWERDKLLDIASDMEVKLDDALIEINRKVLAAFNTPLITGESIIAIDRDISAALLV, from the coding sequence GTGGCGAAGAAAAAATCTAACGGTACTGGCTGGGTTATTCTCTTGATAGTCGGTTTAGGGCTGATTACTGGGATCCCAAGAGAAGCGTGGATTGCACTGAGTGCGGCTATTTTGTGCCTATTCTTTGTTTGGCAAAATCTCAAAGGGGCAAAACACCGCCTTGGTGCTGTCATTGCCCCTGATATGCAAAAAACCGCTACAATTCCTGATATGGGTGATTACCCGATTTTGCCTTCGCAGTTGGAACCCGAACCTACTGTGAGTAGTAGCAACACGAATCAGACCCCACCAGTGGAAGAAGTCAAAAAGCCTGATGAGAAGAAAGCTGAACCTTCTCGCGGTTCTTTAGCCCGTGCGTCATGGTTGCGTCCGGGCGAATTGGCGGTTGTCGCGGGTATTAATTTGCCTGATGGCATGATTTATATTGGTAATAAATATAAAAGCAATCGTACTGGTGCAGAGCCCGCGTTTATTAACCCCTCAATGGAAGTGGCGCAAGAAGAGGTAGATACGTCCTTACCCCTAATCGATAATGCGCCAGATTACTCGACTTGCTCTCCTGAGGCGAGGCGAGGCTACCTACAATGGTTATCAGAAGGTCGTAAATCACCTACCGCAGATATTGGTTATGTTTTCTTATTCTTCTATGGATTGGAACATCGGATACTCATTGATGCCGCGATTGATTTCGTGGCTAAAAGGGAACTGCCTCTTCTTGAGGCTGAAATTAACCGCCTGTTGATGATTTACGGTAAAAATAACGCATTTAATCATTACGCTCAGAATTTATTGGTCTATCTCTCCCGCGTGAATATCGAAGAGAAACTCTATTTATCGCCCCCACCAGCAACACGTGAGTCGTCAACGGAACTCCCTTTAGCGTTACTGGTTGGTTTGGGGCAATTAGCCATTGATCAAAAACCATTGCCCGCTGCATGGGCACTCGCCTGGGGTGAGGCTGATCCAGCGATTAATCAGAATATTTCGATGGCACATTGCGCAGATATATTTTCCTCCCTGTTCCAGCAGCGCTATAAGGAAAAATATGGCGATGGATTTTTATTACCCATCAATAAAACCAAGTTGCTGATATTTTATCGCCCAGCCTCTGCGGGACTCATTGGGCAAGAGTTTTTCCAGCATATGGGGGAGTTACCCAATGTTGCGGTATGTAAAGCGCACCGAGATAAACTTCGTGCAATATTTGAAGCCTGCCAGCAAGACCTCGATATCTATAACCGCTTTGCCAGTGTTAATCCTAAGAAAAAAATGTCACTGGAAGGGCAGTTATTAATGCCAATGACACTATGGTCTGAAGCATTAAAAACTGAGCTAGAAAGTATCAAGGCAAGAGTTGGGTACGGGTTGCTAATGGTCACGTTAGAGGAACTGTTTCTCCGCCTGAGTACTGCCTGTGAGACCAAACCGTTGGAACGTCTCTCCCGCAGCCAAGTTATGGCCCTGACTTTTGCGCTAGCCTCTTTGCACGTTGGCATCGAGCCTGATGTTAGAGCTGATAATCGAACCCCTGTATTGCAAGATACTGTCGCGCTGTTTCCCATTGAATCGATGGTAGCTGAGTCGGCAACCTTTGCAGCATACCGTGTCACGATGTTGGCAGTAGAACTGGCTTGCGCTGCCGTGATGATCGATGGCCGCATTGGTGAACCTGAGTCAAATATTCTGACACGACACATCGATGCTTGGGGTTACCTAAGCCCAGGCCAACGTATGCGCTTGAAGGCTTATCTTCAGCCGGGCATTAGAAAGAGCAATACATTGTTAGCGCTAAAAAATAATCTAGAGCCGCTTTCATTGGATAATCGCCGAGCCATTGCGCGTTTTCTGGCTCATTTGATACAAGTTGAGGGGACGATTACGCCGCAAGAGGTGAAATTCCTTGAGCGTGTGTATAAGCGCTTTGCCTTAGACAGCAAGTTGGTTTATACCGACCTTGATAGTCTGGCGACCCCCATGACATTAAGTTTGCCTTCACCAACAGCTGAAGTCATTAATAATACCGACCGTATTAATCTGCTAAAAACTGAAAGTCTGACATTGGTTAAGTTGCTCGAGAGTTTGTTCGTTTCCGACAACGTTACGATTCAACCGCCTGCCGAGATCAACCCTCAATCAATGACAGCCATCGCAACTGACTTACCGGACAGTACGGCCACATTCTTAAAATTATTGATTTCCCGAGATACTTGGGAACGCGATAAATTGCTCGATATTGCATCAGACATGGAGGTTAAACTTGACGATGCACTGATTGAGATTAACCGCAAAGTGCTAGCGGCATTTAACACACCGCTAATTACAGGTGAATCAATCATCGCAATAGACCGTGATATATCGGCGGCATTGCTTGTTTGA
- a CDS encoding glutamate decarboxylase, with amino-acid sequence MISNTTNKLHEELLDSRFGSLAIRNIAESAHFPLKEMRDDIAYQIIHDELYLDGNARQNLATFCQTWDDENVHKLMDLSINKNWIDKEEYPQSAAIDLRCVNMLADLWNAPKPINGQATGTNTIGSSEACMLGGMAMKWRWRKKQLAAGKPIDKPNLVCGPVQVCWHKFARYWEVEIREIPMEPGNYFMDAKRMIDACDENTIGVVPTFGVTYTGNYEFPEPLHKALDKLHKEKGIDIDIHVDAASGGFLAPFVASEIKWDFRLPRVKSISTSGHKYGLAPLGCGWVIWRDQDALPEELVFKVDYLGGQIGTFAINFSRPAGQVISQYYEFLRLGREGYTKVQQAAYQVAHFLSKSIAPLGPYEFICTGDPKSGLPAVCFKIKDGAKTGYTLYDLSERLRLRGWQVPAFTLTGHATDIVVMRIMCRRGFEMDFAALLLEDMKCSLHYLHEHPELHGIAHQNSFKHT; translated from the coding sequence ATGATTAGTAACACTACAAATAAATTGCATGAAGAATTATTAGACTCTCGGTTTGGTTCATTAGCTATTCGTAATATTGCTGAATCAGCACATTTCCCTTTAAAAGAAATGCGTGATGATATTGCTTACCAAATTATTCACGATGAACTCTATTTAGATGGGAATGCGCGGCAAAATTTAGCGACGTTTTGTCAAACTTGGGATGATGAGAACGTACATAAACTCATGGATCTTTCCATTAATAAAAATTGGATCGATAAAGAAGAATATCCACAATCAGCAGCTATCGATTTACGTTGCGTTAACATGTTGGCTGACCTTTGGAATGCACCAAAACCCATCAATGGACAAGCAACAGGGACCAATACCATCGGTTCATCCGAAGCCTGCATGTTAGGAGGGATGGCGATGAAATGGCGCTGGCGTAAAAAGCAGTTAGCCGCCGGTAAACCCATCGACAAACCTAATCTTGTTTGTGGCCCAGTACAGGTATGCTGGCATAAATTTGCCCGCTATTGGGAAGTTGAAATTCGTGAAATTCCTATGGAGCCGGGTAATTATTTTATGGATGCGAAGCGAATGATCGATGCCTGTGATGAAAATACCATCGGCGTTGTCCCAACATTTGGCGTGACCTATACCGGCAATTATGAGTTCCCCGAACCCTTACACAAAGCCTTAGACAAGCTGCACAAAGAGAAAGGAATAGACATCGATATCCATGTGGACGCTGCAAGTGGTGGTTTCCTCGCTCCCTTTGTCGCATCAGAGATAAAATGGGACTTTCGTCTGCCAAGAGTAAAATCAATCAGTACTTCAGGCCATAAGTATGGGCTTGCACCATTAGGATGCGGCTGGGTTATTTGGCGAGATCAGGACGCACTTCCTGAAGAATTGGTCTTTAAAGTCGATTACCTTGGTGGGCAAATCGGCACGTTTGCGATCAACTTCTCTCGCCCTGCTGGGCAAGTTATCTCCCAATATTATGAGTTTCTCCGATTAGGTCGTGAGGGATATACCAAAGTCCAACAGGCTGCCTATCAGGTTGCGCATTTCTTAAGTAAATCAATTGCACCATTGGGCCCGTATGAATTTATTTGTACAGGTGATCCCAAAAGTGGCCTACCCGCCGTTTGCTTCAAAATAAAAGACGGCGCCAAAACGGGTTACACCTTATATGACCTCTCTGAGCGATTAAGGCTACGAGGCTGGCAAGTACCCGCTTTTACACTGACCGGTCATGCAACTGATATCGTCGTGATGCGAATAATGTGCCGCCGTGGGTTCGAAATGGACTTCGCCGCACTTTTACTTGAGGACATGAAATGTTCTCTCCACTATTTGCATGAGCACCCCGAACTGCACGGTATTGCGCACCAAAATAGTTTTAAACACACATAG
- a CDS encoding aldose 1-epimerase family protein, with amino-acid sequence MTAKISLLREQFSHYEQEIYSSDDFIVTSFKYASGIEALKISNSRGYVTLLPYYGQMIWDAEFDGHNLKMESMFSQPKRGENIVDTYGCFAFHSGLRRNGCPTPDDDHALHGEMPCAEMDHAWLLIDDTTIALTGSVEYVKGFGDHYSARPLVRLRADSTQFDIEMSVTNLSSMPMPLQYMCHMNYTYIPGATFRQNLPGTALKLRETIPAHVHPTQQWLDYTQQLRDRPAGLSDLNEPEFYDPEIVFFADDLSQYVDHAEFFMLSPQGHRFVTRFSTAQFNHATRWILHNGDQKVAAFILPATCRPEGYLAAKEKGTLVMLSAGESRHFSVTTGII; translated from the coding sequence ATGACCGCTAAAATATCACTACTCCGTGAGCAATTCAGTCACTATGAGCAAGAAATTTACAGCAGCGACGACTTTATTGTGACCAGCTTTAAATATGCCTCAGGTATTGAAGCGCTCAAGATATCCAACTCACGTGGTTATGTGACACTTCTGCCATATTATGGACAGATGATTTGGGATGCAGAATTTGATGGCCACAATCTAAAAATGGAGAGCATGTTTTCTCAGCCGAAAAGGGGGGAGAATATTGTCGATACTTATGGCTGTTTTGCTTTCCATTCAGGTTTACGCCGAAATGGTTGCCCAACACCAGACGATGATCATGCATTACATGGCGAAATGCCTTGCGCAGAGATGGACCACGCTTGGTTGCTAATTGATGACACAACAATCGCTTTAACCGGTAGTGTGGAATACGTTAAAGGGTTCGGTGACCATTATAGTGCTCGCCCGTTGGTGAGATTGAGGGCCGACAGTACGCAATTTGATATTGAAATGAGCGTGACAAACCTGTCTAGCATGCCGATGCCACTCCAATATATGTGCCATATGAATTACACCTATATCCCCGGTGCAACTTTTCGTCAAAACTTGCCGGGAACGGCATTAAAGCTACGTGAAACGATACCTGCCCATGTGCACCCAACGCAACAATGGTTGGATTACACTCAACAATTGCGGGATCGTCCTGCGGGCTTATCTGACTTAAATGAACCTGAGTTTTATGATCCAGAGATAGTCTTCTTTGCGGATGATTTGTCACAATATGTTGATCATGCTGAGTTCTTTATGCTGTCACCACAAGGGCATCGCTTTGTCACCCGTTTTTCCACTGCGCAATTTAATCATGCTACGCGCTGGATATTGCATAATGGCGATCAAAAGGTAGCTGCATTTATTCTACCAGCAACATGTCGCCCTGAAGGTTATTTGGCGGCAAAAGAAAAAGGAACTTTAGTGATGTTATCGGCAGGTGAAAGCCGACATTTTAGTGTTACTACGGGGATTATTTAG
- the gadC gene encoding putative glutamine/gamma-aminobutyrate antiporter GadC has translation MTNNQPKPVAIKKLGIATLAIMNIVAVVSLRGLPAEAEYGLSSIFYYIFAAIFFLIPVSLVAAELATGWPEKGGVFRWVGEAFGPRWAFLAMFMLWIEVTVWFPTVLTFAAVSLAFIGPNQRWDEALSANRFFVLSIVLVVYWLATFIAFKGVATFSRVSKWGGVIGTIIPAIILIIFGFAYLFDGGTPQIVLSWDEVIPDFSNFNNIVLAASIFLFYAGMEMNAIHVKDVDNPNRNYPIAIMLSALGTVIIFVFGTLAIAFVIPKADINLTQSILVAYGDMFRWAGFNWLSPVIAIALAIGVLAGVVTWVGGPSSGLLIVAKAGYLPRWWQHTNKNGMATHILLLQALIVSLLSILFVILPSVQAAFQILSQLTVLLYLVMYILMFSSAIYLRYSQPQRPRPYRIPGGDIGMWIIGGAGWIASIIVFLLSFVPPSQIAIGSPKTYVCILIIATLFFIILPLLIYAFRKPHWRDEKADFAPFTWQEANSHPGLPAESGNLAMEGKTSDLVSGKTDK, from the coding sequence ATGACAAATAATCAGCCTAAGCCTGTGGCCATAAAGAAACTCGGCATCGCCACATTGGCTATTATGAATATTGTCGCCGTTGTCAGTTTAAGAGGCTTACCTGCTGAGGCTGAGTACGGATTAAGTTCTATATTTTATTATATTTTTGCCGCCATTTTCTTTCTCATTCCAGTTTCTTTGGTGGCGGCTGAACTCGCAACAGGTTGGCCCGAGAAAGGCGGTGTTTTCCGTTGGGTCGGTGAGGCATTTGGCCCTCGCTGGGCATTTTTAGCTATGTTTATGCTCTGGATAGAAGTGACTGTTTGGTTCCCGACAGTATTAACCTTTGCTGCTGTCTCCCTCGCTTTTATTGGTCCTAATCAGCGCTGGGATGAGGCACTATCAGCTAATCGTTTCTTTGTCCTTAGCATCGTATTAGTCGTTTATTGGCTAGCGACCTTTATTGCCTTTAAAGGCGTTGCCACCTTCTCCAGAGTCTCCAAATGGGGCGGCGTTATCGGTACGATCATTCCGGCTATTATTTTGATCATCTTTGGTTTCGCTTATTTGTTTGATGGCGGCACACCACAAATAGTACTTTCATGGGATGAAGTTATTCCTGACTTCTCCAACTTTAACAATATTGTTTTAGCTGCTAGTATTTTTCTGTTCTATGCTGGCATGGAAATGAATGCCATTCATGTTAAGGATGTCGACAACCCAAATCGTAATTATCCCATTGCCATTATGTTATCTGCACTGGGAACGGTCATTATTTTTGTTTTCGGCACCCTTGCCATCGCATTTGTTATTCCAAAAGCTGATATCAATCTGACTCAAAGTATTTTAGTGGCTTATGGTGATATGTTCCGCTGGGCAGGATTTAACTGGCTCAGTCCCGTTATTGCCATTGCCCTAGCGATCGGCGTATTAGCCGGTGTGGTCACTTGGGTTGGAGGGCCTTCGTCAGGACTATTGATTGTGGCAAAAGCAGGTTATTTGCCTCGTTGGTGGCAACACACTAATAAGAATGGTATGGCAACACACATTCTATTATTACAGGCACTGATCGTTTCTCTGCTGTCCATATTGTTCGTTATTTTACCTTCGGTACAGGCAGCATTTCAAATTCTCAGCCAATTAACTGTTCTTCTGTATCTCGTTATGTATATCCTGATGTTTAGTTCCGCCATTTATTTGCGCTATAGCCAACCGCAACGCCCTCGCCCCTACCGTATTCCCGGCGGCGATATTGGTATGTGGATTATTGGTGGCGCTGGCTGGATTGCATCCATTATCGTCTTTTTACTCAGTTTTGTGCCGCCAAGCCAAATTGCCATCGGTAGCCCAAAAACCTATGTTTGTATATTAATCATTGCAACCCTATTCTTCATTATATTGCCACTTCTGATTTATGCGTTCCGTAAACCTCACTGGCGCGATGAAAAAGCCGATTTTGCTCCCTTTACTTGGCAAGAGGCAAATAGTCATCCCGGTCTGCCCGCTGAATCAGGCAATCTTGCCATGGAAGGTAAAACATCGGATTTGGTCTCAGGAAAAACAGATAAATAA